A genomic stretch from Rhodobacterales bacterium HKCCA1288 includes:
- a CDS encoding 3-deoxy-7-phosphoheptulonate synthase class II, giving the protein MGAEAAQTWTKSSWRSKPRVQMPDYPDQAALAAVEAQLGKYPPLVFAGEARRLKAALGKAARGEAFLLQGGDCAESFAEFSADSIRDTFKVMLQMAMVLTYGAKVPVVKVGRMAGQFAKPRSAPTEVINGVELPSYRGDIINELAFTPEARIPDPAKMLQAYTQAAASLNLLRAFSTGGFADIERVHSWTLGFTDHDDAERYRDMANHIQDSLDFMRAAGISPQTTHELHSVDFYTSHEALLLEYEEALCRIDSTTGKPIAGSGHMIWIGDRTRQPEGAHVEFCAGVQNPIGLKCGPTTTEDDLKILMDKLNPENEAGRLTLIARFGAGKVGDHLPRLVRTVQSHGANVVWSCDPMHGNTIKSASGFKTRPFDSVLREVQEFFAIHRAEGTIPGGVHFEMTGKDVTECTGGVRAVTDEDLSSRYHTACDPRLNASQSLELAFLVAEELSSTRRDAAAAAAG; this is encoded by the coding sequence ATGGGTGCTGAAGCCGCACAAACATGGACGAAATCTAGCTGGCGCAGCAAGCCGCGCGTGCAGATGCCTGATTATCCTGATCAGGCAGCATTGGCGGCGGTCGAGGCGCAGCTTGGGAAATATCCTCCTTTGGTTTTTGCGGGTGAGGCGCGCCGCCTCAAAGCCGCACTTGGCAAAGCGGCCCGTGGTGAGGCGTTTTTGCTGCAAGGGGGCGATTGCGCCGAAAGCTTTGCTGAATTTTCTGCAGATTCCATTCGCGACACCTTCAAAGTCATGCTGCAAATGGCGATGGTCTTGACCTATGGCGCCAAGGTTCCCGTGGTCAAAGTGGGCCGTATGGCAGGGCAATTCGCCAAGCCGCGCTCAGCGCCTACCGAGGTGATCAACGGGGTCGAGTTGCCCTCTTATCGCGGTGATATCATCAACGAGTTGGCCTTCACGCCCGAGGCGCGCATTCCTGACCCTGCCAAGATGTTGCAGGCCTATACGCAGGCTGCCGCCTCGCTAAACCTGTTGCGGGCTTTCTCAACGGGTGGTTTTGCAGATATCGAACGGGTGCATAGCTGGACCTTGGGCTTTACCGATCACGATGACGCGGAGAGATACCGCGATATGGCCAATCATATCCAAGATAGCCTTGATTTCATGCGCGCGGCTGGCATCAGCCCACAGACCACACATGAATTGCACAGTGTTGATTTCTACACGAGCCATGAGGCGCTGTTGTTGGAATATGAGGAAGCCCTGTGTCGGATTGACTCGACCACCGGAAAACCGATTGCAGGCTCGGGTCATATGATCTGGATTGGCGACCGCACCCGTCAGCCAGAGGGTGCCCATGTTGAATTCTGTGCAGGGGTGCAAAACCCGATTGGTCTGAAATGCGGCCCAACCACCACCGAGGATGATCTGAAAATCCTGATGGATAAGTTGAACCCAGAAAATGAGGCAGGCCGCCTGACATTGATTGCGCGCTTTGGTGCGGGCAAGGTTGGCGATCATCTGCCACGCCTTGTGCGCACGGTGCAATCGCATGGGGCAAATGTGGTCTGGAGCTGTGATCCGATGCACGGCAATACGATCAAATCGGCCAGTGGGTTTAAGACGCGGCCCTTCGACTCGGTTTTGCGGGAGGTGCAGGAATTCTTTGCCATACACCGCGCCGAAGGCACCATTCCGGGCGGGGTGCATTTCGAGATGACAGGCAAAGATGTCACCGAATGCACAGGTGGCGTGCGCGCTGTGACCGATGAGGATCTCTCAAGCCGCTATCACACGGCCTGTGACCCGCGCCTCAATGCCAGCCAGTCGCTTGAATTGGCCTTCTTGGTGGCGGAGGAATTGTCCTCAACCCGCCGTGATGCGGCGGCAGCGGCGGCGGGATAA
- the speE gene encoding polyamine aminopropyltransferase — MSDPETMRDWSVERLHQDHGQALRVAQMHYDSETDHQRLRVFENPTFGRILTLDGVVQVTEADNFIYHEILTHVPILAHGAAKRVLIVGGGDGGMAREVLKHDSIEQVTMVEIDAGVVDFSKKYLAAISDGAFDDPRLDLVINDGAVFMKQNADVYDVIIIDSTDPVGPGEVLFTDHFYGHAKARLAEGGILVTQNGVPFLQGDELTGTMRAFKTLFSDYSCYLASIPSYAGGPMAFGWGSDSNARHVDLATLEARFKAAGISTEYYTPEVHRGAFALPPYVARLIP, encoded by the coding sequence ATGAGCGATCCTGAAACCATGCGCGATTGGAGCGTTGAGCGTCTGCACCAAGATCACGGGCAAGCCTTGCGCGTGGCGCAGATGCATTATGACAGCGAAACCGATCACCAACGCCTACGCGTGTTTGAAAACCCCACTTTCGGGCGCATCTTAACGCTTGATGGCGTGGTGCAGGTGACCGAAGCGGATAATTTCATCTACCATGAAATTCTGACCCATGTGCCGATCTTGGCCCATGGGGCCGCCAAGCGCGTGCTGATTGTGGGCGGCGGCGATGGTGGTATGGCGCGCGAGGTGCTGAAACATGACAGCATCGAACAGGTGACCATGGTCGAGATTGACGCGGGCGTGGTGGATTTTTCCAAGAAATATCTGGCCGCCATTTCAGATGGGGCCTTTGACGACCCGCGCCTTGATCTGGTGATCAATGATGGTGCCGTGTTCATGAAACAAAACGCGGATGTCTATGATGTCATCATCATCGACAGCACCGATCCCGTTGGCCCCGGTGAGGTTCTCTTTACCGATCATTTCTACGGCCACGCCAAGGCGCGTTTGGCCGAAGGCGGGATTTTGGTCACGCAAAACGGGGTTCCGTTCCTGCAAGGAGATGAGCTGACAGGCACAATGCGGGCCTTCAAGACGCTATTTTCTGATTACAGCTGCTATCTGGCGAGCATTCCGAGCTATGCAGGCGGGCCTATGGCCTTTGGCTGGGGCAGTGATAGTAACGCGCGGCATGTTGATCTTGCCACCCTTGAGGCGCGGTTCAAAGCGGCAGGGATCAGCACAGAGTATTATACCCCCGAGGTGCATCGCGGCGCGTTCGCCCTGCCCCCCTATGTGGCGCGTCTGATCCCCTAA
- a CDS encoding DUF4115 domain-containing protein, with product MGHDETGMMGASTEELHSELLMDVPLGDLMRGERATMGKSLQDVEADLRIRASYIAAIENADLTVFTSRGFIAGYVRSYARYLGLDPEWVFSRFCEETGFSGVSGFSPEVDRTARRPQKIEMPKGQMGGLQEDRRFSKRHVLYDTDDGFLPRLEAGALGSLFVLSVVLLGVGYGAWVLLNDFQRVQFAPVADTPVALTALDPLPLPQNTTSDLADASPALPAQEETRDSAAMERLYRPTLLEAPVLVPRDRAISTLNPSTTGAFARDNSPVLRPDDISRAIAAAGGGEATPTASTSNPPVTQEPRDEVVLFAVRPSWIRITTTDGTVLFEGTLNAGDSYTVPVMDEVPVLRAGNSSALYFALNSVTFGPAGEGSSVIKDVPISADEIQTRYSIASAASDPQLPEVAQLVLERLAQGE from the coding sequence ATGGGGCATGATGAGACGGGGATGATGGGGGCATCAACAGAAGAATTGCACAGCGAATTGCTGATGGATGTGCCTTTGGGCGATCTGATGCGCGGTGAACGCGCAACCATGGGTAAATCGCTACAGGATGTTGAGGCGGATTTGCGGATCCGTGCCTCATATATCGCCGCTATCGAAAACGCAGATTTAACGGTCTTTACCTCGCGCGGGTTTATCGCGGGTTATGTGCGGTCATATGCGCGGTATCTGGGTCTTGACCCTGAATGGGTGTTTTCGCGGTTTTGCGAGGAAACAGGGTTTTCAGGTGTCAGCGGGTTCTCTCCCGAGGTGGATCGTACCGCGCGCAGACCGCAGAAAATTGAAATGCCCAAAGGCCAGATGGGCGGCCTGCAAGAAGACCGCCGCTTTTCAAAACGCCATGTTTTATACGACACGGATGACGGGTTTCTCCCTCGACTTGAGGCGGGCGCGCTTGGCTCGCTTTTTGTCTTGTCGGTGGTTTTGCTTGGCGTGGGCTATGGCGCGTGGGTCTTGCTCAATGATTTTCAGCGCGTTCAATTCGCCCCTGTCGCTGATACGCCCGTTGCATTAACAGCGCTTGACCCGCTGCCCTTGCCGCAAAACACAACCAGCGATTTGGCCGATGCAAGCCCCGCTCTGCCCGCCCAAGAAGAGACGCGCGACAGTGCCGCGATGGAGCGTCTGTATCGCCCCACCTTGCTTGAGGCCCCCGTCTTGGTGCCGCGTGACCGCGCCATCAGCACCTTGAACCCCTCAACCACAGGGGCCTTTGCCCGCGATAACAGCCCCGTCTTGCGCCCCGATGATATCTCGCGCGCGATTGCCGCCGCAGGAGGGGGGGAGGCCACACCGACCGCCTCAACCAGCAATCCGCCCGTGACCCAAGAGCCGCGCGATGAGGTTGTCCTGTTTGCTGTGCGCCCCTCATGGATCAGGATCACCACGACCGATGGCACCGTTCTTTTTGAGGGCACGCTGAATGCGGGCGATAGTTATACCGTCCCCGTCATGGATGAGGTGCCCGTGCTGCGCGCAGGCAATTCAAGTGCGCTTTATTTTGCGCTGAACTCTGTCACCTTTGGCCCTGCAGGTGAAGGCAGCAGTGTGATCAAGGATGTGCCGATTTCTGCCGATGAGATTCAAACCCGCTATTCCATTGCAAGCGCGGCCTCTGATCCGCAATTGCCCGAAGTGGCGCAATTGGTTCTCGAGCGCCTCGCGCAAGGCGAATAA
- a CDS encoding GlxA family transcriptional regulator, whose protein sequence is MSRPTPRDADAAKRYVFVLLDRFTMLCFASAVEALRIANRMSGRTLYEWALAGDGGEVAYCSAGIGYKLDMDLEELTREDTIMLCGGIDVQSATTKRILNWLRREARRGSVVGGLCTAGYTLAKAGLLDGKRATIHWENQDSFSEEFEDVTLTKSVFVIDGNRITTAGGTASIDLMLKIIANDHGEELANLVADQLIYTSIRTDQDTQRLSIPTRIGVRHPKLSQVIRMMEHNIEDPISPASLAKEVGMSTRQLERLFRRYLNRSPKRYYMELRLAKARNLLMQTDMSVINVALACGFASPSHFSKCYRAQYDTTPYRERGTHASKPDIIVK, encoded by the coding sequence ATGAGCAGACCAACACCCCGCGATGCAGACGCCGCGAAACGCTATGTTTTCGTGCTGTTGGATCGCTTTACGATGCTCTGCTTTGCCTCTGCGGTCGAAGCCTTGCGCATTGCCAATCGGATGTCGGGACGCACTCTCTATGAATGGGCCTTGGCGGGGGATGGGGGCGAGGTTGCGTATTGCTCTGCGGGGATCGGCTATAAGCTAGATATGGATCTCGAAGAGCTGACCCGCGAAGACACAATCATGCTGTGCGGCGGGATTGATGTGCAATCCGCGACAACGAAGCGCATTCTCAACTGGTTGCGGCGCGAGGCGCGGCGCGGGTCTGTTGTGGGCGGACTTTGCACCGCAGGCTATACCTTGGCCAAGGCGGGGCTGTTAGACGGCAAACGCGCCACGATCCATTGGGAAAACCAAGACAGCTTTTCCGAAGAATTCGAAGACGTCACCCTGACAAAATCGGTCTTTGTGATTGATGGCAACCGCATCACCACCGCAGGCGGCACCGCCTCGATTGATTTGATGCTGAAAATCATCGCCAATGATCACGGCGAAGAATTGGCGAATTTGGTGGCGGATCAGTTGATCTATACCTCGATCCGCACCGACCAAGACACGCAGCGCCTGTCAATTCCAACCCGCATCGGCGTGCGTCATCCAAAACTCAGCCAAGTTATTCGGATGATGGAGCATAATATCGAAGACCCGATCAGCCCGGCAAGTTTGGCCAAAGAGGTCGGAATGTCCACGCGCCAATTAGAGCGCTTGTTCCGCCGTTACCTGAACCGCAGCCCCAAGCGGTATTATATGGAATTGCGCCTTGCCAAAGCGCGCAATCTACTGATGCAAACCGATATGAGCGTGATCAATGTGGCATTGGCCTGCGGCTTTGCATCCCCCTCGCATTTTTCAAAATGCTATCGGGCGCAATACGACACCACCCCCTATCGCGAGCGGGGCACCCATGCGAGCAAACCTGACATAATCGTCAAATAA
- the ispG gene encoding flavodoxin-dependent (E)-4-hydroxy-3-methylbut-2-enyl-diphosphate synthase produces MSHNPIRPWRNIDRRKSRQIHVGSVPVGGDAPISVQTMTNTPTTDIKATIAQVQACAEAGADIVRVSVPDEASSKALKEIVRESPVPIVADIHFHYKRGIEAAEAGAACLRINPGNIGDATRVREVIKAARDHNCSIRIGVNAGSLEKHLLEKYGEPCPEAMIESGLDHIRILQDNDFHEFKISVKASDVFLAAAAYQGLAEATDAPIHLGITEAGGLTSGTIKSAIGLGSLLWMGIGDTIRVSLSADPVQEVKVGYEILKSLGLRHRGVNIISCPSCARQGFDVIKTVEALEKRLEHIKTPMSLSIIGCVVNGPGEALMTDVGFTGGGAGSGMVYLAGKQSHKLNNDQMIDHIVEQVEKKAAQLEAAQKTEAAE; encoded by the coding sequence ATGTCTCATAATCCGATCCGCCCTTGGCGCAATATCGACCGCCGCAAAAGCCGTCAGATTCATGTAGGCTCTGTGCCAGTTGGGGGGGATGCACCGATTTCCGTGCAAACCATGACCAACACCCCCACCACCGATATAAAGGCGACCATCGCACAGGTTCAGGCCTGTGCCGAGGCAGGCGCCGATATCGTGCGCGTCTCTGTGCCAGATGAGGCCAGCTCGAAGGCGCTGAAAGAGATTGTGCGCGAAAGCCCCGTGCCAATCGTTGCAGATATCCATTTCCATTATAAACGCGGCATTGAGGCGGCAGAGGCAGGCGCGGCCTGTTTGCGGATCAATCCTGGTAATATTGGCGATGCAACCCGCGTGCGTGAGGTGATCAAGGCCGCCCGTGATCATAATTGTTCGATCCGTATCGGGGTGAATGCAGGCTCCTTGGAAAAGCATTTGCTTGAGAAATATGGCGAACCTTGCCCTGAGGCGATGATTGAATCAGGGCTCGATCACATTCGGATCTTGCAGGATAACGATTTTCACGAGTTCAAAATCTCGGTCAAAGCGTCCGATGTGTTTTTGGCGGCTGCGGCCTATCAAGGTCTGGCTGAGGCCACCGATGCCCCCATCCATTTGGGCATCACTGAAGCAGGCGGTTTGACCTCAGGCACGATCAAATCTGCAATTGGTTTGGGCAGCCTGCTGTGGATGGGGATTGGCGACACGATCCGTGTCAGCCTTTCGGCCGATCCTGTGCAAGAGGTGAAAGTTGGCTATGAGATCCTCAAATCCTTGGGCCTACGCCATCGCGGGGTGAATATTATTTCCTGTCCATCTTGCGCGCGTCAGGGCTTTGATGTGATCAAAACAGTCGAGGCTTTGGAAAAGCGTCTTGAGCATATCAAAACCCCAATGAGCCTTTCGATTATCGGCTGTGTGGTCAACGGGCCGGGCGAGGCGCTGATGACCGATGTGGGCTTTACAGGCGGCGGTGCTGGGTCAGGTATGGTCTATCTTGCAGGCAAACAAAGCCACAAGCTGAACAATGACCAAATGATCGACCATATCGTAGAGCAGGTCGAAAAAAAGGCCGCCCAACTTGAGGCGGCCCAGAAAACCGAAGCGGCGGAATAA
- a CDS encoding bifunctional [glutamine synthetase] adenylyltransferase/[glutamine synthetase]-adenylyl-L-tyrosine phosphorylase, giving the protein MTQNAAPFAARITRAPLAYDGALATGLFADLPQLNELAPELREVIHGVAGCAPYLAGLIRREIDWLIPTLSAAPEAGMAAILAEAAALGASDLDAGLRRLKRRAAILVALADCGGVWDLLTTTALWSQFADACVQAALRVHVGAEARRGRIPTQTEEDALRDGAGMVALAMGKMGAGELNYSSDIDLICLFDETRFDAGDEMEARTGFVRATRRIAASLGEITSEGYVFRTDLRLRPDASVTPVCISMAAAERYYEAEGRNWERAAYIKARAAAGDLAAGERFLKTLTPFVWRKHLDFAAIRDTQDMRQRIRDHKGLHGFTLEGHNMKLGAGGIREIEFFAQTRQLVAGGRDPDLRMRRTVDALAALAKKSWVDPEVTESLTAHYIAHREVEHRLQMIHDAQTHSLPKSPEGFARLAAFMGEGDVAAFRAALLARLHAVDDACEPFYTPQKQAEIEHEDVTLTPSQIEILSRWPGYSCLRASRGREIFEQIKPALLSKLMKSANPDESLSNFDSFLKGLPAGVQLFSLFQSNPSLIDLLADICATAPALSIYLSRNAKVLDAVLSGGFFAPWPARGELLQSLSSTLEGLDYEGQLDAARRWLKEWHFRVGVHHLRGLIEAEEAAKQYTDLADVVIACFWPLVCSELAKKHGVAPGRGGVVLAMGSLGAARLTAGSDLDLIVIYDAGGVEMTDGPRPLDARGWFSKATKMLITALSAPTSEGRLYEVDMRLRPSGRKGPVATSLEAFTHYQMNEAWGWEHMALTRARVVAGDASLGADVEATRMQVIQSPRKPSTIIADLADMRQRLAAAGRKGSTFDVKAGMGGMQDIDLIGQAGALIAGSAARATARHLRAAAKCGWLTQAEAEALSAAHALFSRAAQAARLLTDAPLDPSDIGQGGLEFLVRATGHADRASLETALDAGRVESVAIIEAALTRKP; this is encoded by the coding sequence ATGACCCAAAACGCCGCCCCCTTTGCCGCTCGGATCACCCGCGCGCCCCTTGCCTATGACGGTGCCTTGGCGACAGGTCTATTCGCGGATCTGCCCCAATTGAACGAGCTTGCGCCTGAACTGCGTGAGGTCATCCATGGCGTGGCCGGATGTGCGCCGTATCTGGCGGGCCTGATCCGCCGCGAAATCGATTGGTTGATCCCCACCCTCAGCGCCGCGCCTGAGGCGGGTATGGCTGCAATTTTGGCAGAGGCGGCCGCCTTAGGGGCTAGTGATCTCGATGCGGGGCTGCGCCGCCTCAAGCGCCGCGCCGCGATCCTTGTGGCTTTGGCCGATTGTGGCGGTGTTTGGGATTTGTTGACCACCACGGCCCTCTGGTCGCAATTCGCCGATGCCTGTGTGCAGGCGGCGCTGCGGGTTCATGTCGGGGCCGAGGCGCGGCGCGGACGCATTCCCACCCAAACCGAGGAGGATGCGCTGCGCGATGGCGCGGGAATGGTGGCGCTTGCGATGGGGAAAATGGGGGCGGGGGAATTGAATTATTCCTCTGACATTGACCTGATCTGTCTCTTTGATGAAACAAGATTCGATGCAGGGGATGAGATGGAGGCGCGCACAGGGTTCGTGCGCGCAACCCGCCGCATTGCCGCAAGTTTGGGGGAAATCACATCCGAGGGTTATGTATTCCGCACCGATCTTCGGCTGCGCCCCGATGCCTCTGTGACGCCCGTCTGTATCTCAATGGCTGCGGCTGAACGCTATTACGAGGCGGAGGGGCGAAATTGGGAGCGCGCCGCATATATCAAGGCGCGCGCTGCCGCCGGTGATCTTGCGGCAGGGGAGCGGTTCTTGAAAACCCTCACGCCTTTCGTGTGGCGCAAGCATTTGGATTTCGCCGCCATCCGTGACACCCAAGACATGCGCCAGCGTATTCGCGACCATAAGGGCCTGCATGGGTTCACCCTTGAGGGGCATAATATGAAACTGGGGGCGGGCGGCATTCGTGAGATCGAATTTTTTGCCCAGACCCGCCAATTGGTGGCAGGTGGCAGAGATCCCGATTTGCGGATGCGGCGCACGGTTGATGCTTTGGCCGCCTTGGCCAAGAAATCATGGGTTGATCCAGAAGTCACAGAAAGTCTGACCGCGCATTACATCGCGCATCGCGAGGTTGAGCATCGTTTGCAGATGATCCATGACGCGCAGACGCACAGCTTGCCCAAATCGCCCGAAGGGTTTGCGCGGCTTGCGGCCTTTATGGGCGAGGGCGATGTCGCCGCATTTCGTGCCGCGCTTCTGGCGCGATTGCACGCAGTTGATGACGCCTGCGAGCCGTTTTACACCCCGCAAAAGCAAGCTGAGATTGAACATGAAGATGTCACTCTTACCCCCTCACAAATAGAGATTTTATCGCGTTGGCCGGGCTATTCCTGTTTGCGCGCCTCACGCGGGCGCGAGATTTTCGAACAGATCAAACCCGCCCTCTTGAGCAAGCTGATGAAATCCGCAAATCCAGATGAAAGTCTTTCGAATTTTGATAGCTTTCTCAAAGGTTTGCCTGCGGGTGTTCAACTATTTTCTTTATTCCAATCAAACCCGTCATTGATTGATCTTTTGGCTGATATCTGTGCAACGGCGCCTGCGCTTTCCATATACTTATCGCGCAATGCTAAAGTTCTAGATGCGGTTCTAAGCGGTGGGTTCTTTGCGCCATGGCCCGCACGGGGCGAATTGCTGCAATCTCTCAGCAGCACGCTTGAAGGGCTTGATTATGAAGGACAGTTGGACGCTGCGCGCCGTTGGCTGAAAGAATGGCATTTCCGTGTTGGGGTGCATCACCTGCGCGGCCTGATTGAGGCTGAAGAAGCGGCCAAGCAATATACCGATTTGGCCGATGTGGTGATTGCCTGTTTCTGGCCTTTGGTCTGTTCGGAATTGGCAAAAAAACATGGGGTCGCGCCAGGTCGCGGCGGGGTTGTTTTGGCCATGGGGAGCCTTGGGGCTGCGCGGCTCACGGCGGGGTCGGATTTGGATTTGATCGTTATTTATGACGCGGGCGGTGTTGAGATGACGGATGGCCCGCGCCCATTGGACGCGCGGGGGTGGTTTTCGAAGGCAACAAAAATGCTGATCACCGCACTCTCTGCACCGACCTCAGAGGGGCGGCTTTACGAGGTTGATATGCGTCTGCGACCCTCAGGCCGCAAGGGGCCTGTTGCGACATCCTTGGAGGCCTTCACGCATTATCAAATGAATGAGGCATGGGGGTGGGAGCATATGGCGCTCACCCGCGCACGGGTTGTTGCAGGCGATGCAAGCCTTGGCGCAGATGTCGAAGCCACGCGGATGCAGGTGATCCAATCCCCTCGCAAGCCAAGCACGATCATCGCGGATTTGGCCGACATGCGCCAACGCCTTGCGGCGGCAGGGCGCAAGGGCAGCACCTTTGACGTCAAGGCGGGCATGGGCGGTATGCAGGATATTGATCTGATCGGGCAGGCGGGCGCGCTGATCGCGGGCAGTGCGGCCCGCGCCACTGCGCGCCATCTGCGCGCAGCAGCCAAATGCGGTTGGCTGACCCAAGCCGAAGCGGAGGCCTTATCTGCCGCGCATGCGCTCTTTTCTCGTGCGGCGCAGGCTGCACGCCTCTTGACGGATGCGCCGCTTGATCCAAGTGATATCGGGCAGGGTGGGCTAGAATTTCTGGTGCGCGCCACGGGCCACGCGGATCGCGCCAGTTTGGAAACTGCGCTTGACGCTGGCCGCGTGGAATCTGTCGCAATTATCGAGGCCGCTTTGACGCGCAAGCCCTAG
- the speD gene encoding adenosylmethionine decarboxylase has product MSSADLFQLGTGLETGAHAEDTHSLSADRSVFDETRDDHFIRRDGRVFAGTHLILEVVNGHGLDDEARIQTAFRDCVRECGATLLHIHTHKFSPQGVSGVAVLAESHISVHTWPEIGYGAFDVFMCGDAEPWRAVDVLKAAFGTQDVRVKELLRGEGLVTEAIAAA; this is encoded by the coding sequence ATGTCTAGCGCCGACCTCTTCCAACTGGGGACTGGTCTGGAGACAGGCGCCCATGCGGAAGACACTCACAGCCTTTCGGCTGACCGAAGCGTGTTCGATGAGACACGCGATGATCACTTCATTCGCCGCGATGGCCGCGTTTTCGCGGGCACGCATCTGATCCTCGAAGTCGTCAATGGCCATGGCCTTGATGACGAGGCGCGGATTCAAACTGCATTTCGCGACTGCGTGCGCGAATGTGGGGCAACGCTTCTGCACATTCATACCCACAAATTCAGCCCCCAAGGCGTGTCGGGTGTGGCGGTTTTGGCGGAAAGCCATATCTCGGTGCATACATGGCCCGAGATTGGCTATGGCGCATTTGACGTCTTTATGTGCGGCGATGCCGAACCATGGCGCGCGGTGGATGTGCTTAAAGCGGCCTTTGGCACGCAAGATGTGCGCGTCAAAGAATTGCTGCGCGGCGAAGGTCTGGTGACCGAGGCGATTGCCGCAGCATAA
- a CDS encoding YbaK/EbsC family protein, with the protein MSKSLARVAHALERAGLEAVILEMAEGTRTAEDAARAAQCQIDQIAKSIIFREVASGELVLFITAGGNQVDPSRAEALTGCALARADADTIRRVTGFAIGGVAPVGHLRPLRIWFDPRLLAFDLVYAAAGTPRHIFGISPEQLLRLTGAKQADFVAE; encoded by the coding sequence ATGAGCAAAAGCCTTGCCCGCGTGGCCCATGCCCTAGAGAGGGCGGGGCTAGAGGCTGTGATCCTTGAGATGGCCGAAGGCACCCGCACCGCCGAAGATGCGGCGCGTGCGGCGCAATGCCAAATCGATCAAATTGCGAAATCAATCATATTCCGCGAGGTCGCGAGCGGTGAGTTGGTTTTGTTCATCACCGCAGGCGGCAATCAGGTCGATCCCTCGCGCGCCGAAGCCCTGACTGGGTGCGCCTTGGCGCGGGCGGATGCCGACACGATTCGCCGTGTCACGGGCTTTGCAATCGGGGGCGTGGCCCCTGTCGGGCATCTGCGCCCCTTGCGCATATGGTTTGACCCGCGGCTTTTGGCCTTTGATTTGGTATACGCGGCGGCAGGCACACCGCGCCATATTTTCGGCATCTCCCCCGAACAGCTTTTGCGACTGACCGGGGCAAAACAGGCCGATTTCGTGGCCGAATAA
- the hemA gene encoding 5-aminolevulinate synthase — protein MDYNNALNHALDSLHNEGRYRTFIDIERRKGQFPHATWTRPDGSQQDITVWCGNDYLGMGQHPVVLNAMHEALDATGAGSGGTRNISGTTVYHKRLEAELADLHDKEAALVFTSAYIANDATLSTLPRLFPGLIIYSDELNHASMIEGIRRNGGAKRVFKHNDLADLRAKLAADDPAAPKLIAFESVYSMDGDFGPIAGIVELAEEFGALTYLDEVHAVGMYGPRGGGVAQKLGLSDRIDIINGTLGKAYGVMGGYIAASAKMCDAVRSYAPGFIFTTSLPPVVAAGAAASVAHLKTDQALRDLHQERAAVLKLRLKGMGLPIIDHGSHIVPVIVGDPVHTKKISDMLLRDHGIYVQPINFPTVPRGTERLRFTPSPVHDPKMMDALVHAMDRLWSHCALNRAELAG, from the coding sequence GTGGATTATAACAACGCCCTTAATCATGCCTTGGATAGCCTTCACAACGAGGGTCGCTATCGCACGTTCATTGATATTGAACGCCGCAAAGGGCAATTTCCGCACGCAACTTGGACGCGGCCCGATGGCAGCCAGCAGGATATCACGGTCTGGTGTGGCAACGATTATTTGGGCATGGGGCAGCACCCTGTCGTTTTGAACGCTATGCACGAGGCGCTTGACGCCACAGGCGCAGGGTCTGGCGGCACGCGCAACATCTCAGGCACCACTGTCTATCACAAACGCCTTGAGGCGGAATTGGCCGATTTGCACGACAAAGAGGCGGCGCTTGTATTCACATCTGCCTATATTGCCAATGATGCCACCCTCTCGACCCTGCCGCGGCTGTTTCCGGGTCTGATCATCTATTCGGATGAGTTGAACCACGCCTCTATGATTGAGGGCATTCGCCGCAATGGCGGGGCAAAGCGCGTGTTCAAACACAATGATCTTGCTGATTTGCGCGCCAAACTGGCGGCAGATGATCCTGCTGCGCCAAAATTGATTGCCTTTGAATCGGTCTATTCGATGGATGGCGATTTTGGCCCGATTGCGGGGATCGTAGAATTGGCCGAGGAATTCGGCGCTTTGACCTATTTGGACGAGGTTCACGCGGTGGGGATGTATGGCCCACGCGGGGGCGGGGTGGCCCAAAAACTGGGCTTGTCGGATCGTATCGACATTATCAACGGCACGCTTGGCAAAGCCTATGGTGTGATGGGCGGATATATCGCGGCATCGGCCAAAATGTGTGATGCTGTGCGCTCCTATGCGCCGGGTTTCATTTTTACAACATCCCTGCCACCTGTGGTTGCAGCGGGCGCTGCCGCTTCGGTTGCGCATCTTAAGACGGATCAGGCCCTGCGGGATCTGCATCAAGAGCGCGCAGCAGTTCTGAAACTGCGCCTAAAGGGAATGGGCCTGCCCATCATTGATCACGGCAGCCATATTGTGCCTGTGATCGTAGGTGACCCTGTTCATACTAAGAAAATCTCGGATATGCTTTTGCGGGATCACGGGATTTATGTGCAGCCCATCAATTTCCCAACTGTTCCCCGCGGGACAGAGCGGTTGCGCTTTACCCCAAGCCCTGTGCATGACCCCAAAATGATGGATGCTTTGGTGCATGCCATGGATCGCCTCTGGAGCCATTGTGCGCTGAATCGTGCCGAGTTGGCGGGTTAA